From the Desulfobacterales bacterium genome, the window TTGCCGGAAAAGGGGCTCGTTTTACCCGGCGATTTGATCATGGGGGCTGACAGTCACACCTGCACCTATGGCGCCCTGGGTACGTTTTCAACCGGTTGCGGCAGCACCGATCTGGCCGCTGCCATGATAACCGGAGAGCTGTGGTTCAAAGTGCCCGAGTCCATCAAATTTGTCTTCACGGGCAAACTGAATCCCTGGGTCGGCGGCAAGGATCTGATCCTCTATACCATCGGTGACATCGGCGTAGACGGTGCGCTATACAAAGCCATGGAGTTTACCGGACCGGTCATCAGGTCTTTAGGCATGTCCGACCGCCTCACCATGGCCAACATGGCCACCGAGGCCGGCGCCAAAAACGGGATCATCGAACCGGATGACATCACCGAGGCGTATGTATCCGGCCGTGCCGTGCGCCCGTACGAGTTTATAAAAAGCGATGACGATGCCGCTTATGAAACCATCAAGGAATATGATGTCAGTAATATTGAACCCCAGGTGGCTTTCCCCCACCTGCCGGAAAATACAAAAGGCGTCAGCGAGGCAGGCGACATCCCCATCGATCAGGCTGTCATCGGGTCCTGCACCAACGGCCGCATAGAAGATTTACGGATCGCCGCATCGATTCTGAAAGGGCGCAAGACGGCCCGCAGAACCCGGTTGATTATCATTCCGGCAACACCCACGATCTGGCGCACGGCCTTAAAAGAGGGACTGTTTGAAGTTTTTCTGGACGCCGGCGCCGTCATCAGTCCGCCCACCTGCGGTCCCTGCCTGGGCGGCTACATGGGCATCCTGGCAAAAGGTGAGCGGGCGGTGGCAACCACCAATCGAAACTTTGTCGGCCGCATGGGCCACACGGAAAGCGAAGTCTATCTTGCCAATCCCGCGGTGGCGGCCGCTTCCGCCGTGCTAGGTAAAATCGGCGGTCCGGACCAGCTCGGATAGACCGGTCCCCTTTATCAGGAAATTATTTTTTCTAAACATATAATTTATAAGGAAATATGCCATGAAGACAACCGGAAAGGTCTGGAAGTTTGGAGATGACGTTGACACGGATCTGATTATTCCCGCCAGGTATCTGAATACCAGCGATCCTGACGAACTGGCGCAGCACTGCATGGAAGATGTCGACCCCAGTTTTGCCGGCAAGGTGTCGCCCTCGGACATCATTGTGGCCGGCAAATACTTCGGCTGCGGATCGTCAAGAGAACATGCGCCCATTGCGATTAAAGCCGCCGGCGTCAGCTGTGTGATTGCAAAGAATTTTGCCCGGATTTTTTACAGAAACGCCTTCAATATGGGTCTTCTCATTCTGGAATGCGAAGACACCGATAAATTCCAAACCGGCGACAAACTGACCGTTGATTTTGACTCCGGTGAAATCATCCATACCGGAACAAAAAAGACATTTCAATCCCGGCCGATCCCGCCATTTATGCAGGAACTGGTTCAAAGCGGCGGCCTGATGAACTATATCGAAAAGAAGGCCAAGTAGGCCTCCTTGCGGCCGACGCCGGTTACAAGCCGATGGGATAAAAAGTTGCCAGATTAACCTAACTGTGTTATTTTTTACCATTAAAATAAAACAACACCGGAATGCTGCCTAATGAGTTTGGCAGACAACCTTAAACGGCTAAAGGGAAAGAGCGGATGGTCACAAATGTGACTGTCCGAACAGCGCGTTTAGATCCGGCAACAGGAGACATCATCATGGGCCATATTCAATACATCGCCGATGAGAACAACAATATTACCGGAGTCATTGTGCCCATAAACCTTTGGCGCGAGATTCAATCCGAGAAGGAGACGGCCTATCTTCTCAAAAGCGAAACGATGAAAAAACGATTGTCGGACGCTAAAAACCGCAAGAAAGGCATCCCCTTTGACGAAGCCTGTAAAAAGCTTGGAGTTTGATCCGGCCGGGTTCGAAGATTTTGCATGGTGGGTGGAACAAGACCGCAAAAAGGCCCTGCGTATTCTCAAACTGATCAAGGAAGTCCAGCGTGATCCGTTTAGCGGCACCGGCAAGCCCGAACCGCTTAAGCATGAGCTTTCCGGCTGCTGGTCCCGTCGCATCGACCAGGAGCACCGTCTAGTGTCTCGTCAACCATCAATTGTCGGATAGAGGCGGCGTAGTTTTATCCTGGCATCCTCGGCAGTGAATTGCC encodes:
- the leuC gene encoding 3-isopropylmalate dehydratase large subunit; the protein is MGMTITEKILARNAGLDSVKPGTLVNAKLDIALGNDITAPIAIDLFRKSGAQKVFDKNRVVLVLDHFVPNKDIKSATQCKMIREFALEYGIVNFFDSGDAGIEHALLPEKGLVLPGDLIMGADSHTCTYGALGTFSTGCGSTDLAAAMITGELWFKVPESIKFVFTGKLNPWVGGKDLILYTIGDIGVDGALYKAMEFTGPVIRSLGMSDRLTMANMATEAGAKNGIIEPDDITEAYVSGRAVRPYEFIKSDDDAAYETIKEYDVSNIEPQVAFPHLPENTKGVSEAGDIPIDQAVIGSCTNGRIEDLRIAASILKGRKTARRTRLIIIPATPTIWRTALKEGLFEVFLDAGAVISPPTCGPCLGGYMGILAKGERAVATTNRNFVGRMGHTESEVYLANPAVAAASAVLGKIGGPDQLG
- a CDS encoding 3-isopropylmalate dehydratase small subunit; this translates as MKTTGKVWKFGDDVDTDLIIPARYLNTSDPDELAQHCMEDVDPSFAGKVSPSDIIVAGKYFGCGSSREHAPIAIKAAGVSCVIAKNFARIFYRNAFNMGLLILECEDTDKFQTGDKLTVDFDSGEIIHTGTKKTFQSRPIPPFMQELVQSGGLMNYIEKKAK
- a CDS encoding prevent-host-death protein translates to MVTNVTVRTARLDPATGDIIMGHIQYIADENNNITGVIVPINLWREIQSEKETAYLLKSETMKKRLSDAKNRKKGIPFDEACKKLGV
- a CDS encoding Txe/YoeB family addiction module toxin — its product is MTKPVKSLEFDPAGFEDFAWWVEQDRKKALRILKLIKEVQRDPFSGTGKPEPLKHELSGCWSRRIDQEHRLVSRQPSIVG